From a single Apium graveolens cultivar Ventura chromosome 2, ASM990537v1, whole genome shotgun sequence genomic region:
- the LOC141707192 gene encoding protein RTF1 homolog, which yields MADLEKLLLEAAGRTGGSGRKRHSPPSPRRRREGSYSDNGSDSRDDDSDDDRGYSNRKRTTSQIPLKKRLDPSEREDERSSREEGNDVYGREGDSDDDSIGSDLYKDEDDRRKLAQMTELEREMILSERSTKITDKKMQEKLRKQKEKMNQSRKDSRPHMSSRTSVRSSARSADRATAKDDALNELRAKRLRQQDPDAHRRLGDSSRGGSGSRRYSPVKRRSFAPEAVSSSSQSGSGSQSEDEESTGDGRIGDSDDDKTSPESTVPTYEDIKDITIKRSKLAKWLMEPFFDDLIVGCFVRVGIGKSRTGPIYRLCVVRNVDSTDPDSQYKLDNKLTHKYLNCVWGNESSAARWQMAMVSDSPPIKEEFDLWVKEVERSGGRMPSKQDVLDKKDAIQKTSTFVYSAETVKQMLQEKKSATWRPLNVAAEKDRLRRGMELALGTNDEAEVERIKARLLELEASRQTQGKDKKAVKLAEMNRKNRVDNFKNASGLKSAGGLKAGDAGYDPFSRRWTRSRNYYVAKSSGGNEAAVAGTSDQAAALVGPDSSEAVGVVTSEAGAVATAAALEAAADAGKLVDTSAPVDQGTESNILHNFELPISLTMLQKFGGAQGAQAGFMARKQRVEATIGCQVPEDDGRRHALTLTVSDYKRRRGLL from the coding sequence ATGGCGGACCTTGAAAAATTGCTACTTGAGGCAGCCGGGAGAACTGGCGGATCTGGGAGGAAAAGGCATTCACCGCCATCACCCCGAAGACGACGTGAGGGTTCATACTCTGACAATGGAAGTGACTCAAGGGACGATGATTCGGATGATGATCGTGGTTATTCAAACAGGAAGCGCACGACATCACAGATTCCTTTAAAGAAAAGGTTGGATCCCTCAGAAAGAGAAGATGAACGTAGTAGCCGAGAAGAAGGTAATGATGTTTATGGCCGGGAGggtgatagtgatgatgactctattGGAAGTGATCTTTACAAGGATGAAGATGACAGACGAAAGCTTGCACAAATGACAGAACTTGAAAGAGAGATGATTTTGTCAGAGCGATCAACAAAGATAACTGATAAGAAGATGCAGGAGAAGTTGAGAAAGCAGAAGGAGAAGATGAACCAATCCAGGAAAGATAGCCGTCCTCACATGTCATCTCGCACAAGTGTGAGATCTTCTGCCAGATCTGCTGACAGGGCAACTGCCAAAGATGATGCGTTAAATGAGTTGAGAGCAAAAAGATTGAGGCAACAGGATCCTGATGCTCATCGAAGACTTGGAGATTCGAGCAGGGGAGGTTCTGGAAGCCGTAGGTATTCGCCTGTTAAGCGGAGATCTTTTGCTCCAGAAGCTGTAAGTAGCTCCAGCCAAAGTGGCAGTGGCTCCCAAAGTGAAGATGAAGAGTCAACTGGTGACGGTCGAATAGGTGATAGTGATGATGATAAGACTTCACCAGAATCAACAGTTCCAACATATGAGGATATAAAGGACATAACTATCAAAAGATCAAAGTTAGCTAAATGGCTAATGGAGCCGTTTTTTGATGACTTGATTGTAGGTTGCTTTGTGAGGGTTGGAATTGGGAAGTCTAGGACTGGGCCAATCTACAGGCTCTGTGTTGTCAGGAATGTTGACTCAACAGATCCTGATAGTCAGTATAAGCTGGATAACAAATTGACACACAAATATCTGAATTGTGTATGGGGAAATGAAAGCTCTGCTGCTAGGTGGCAGATGGCTATGGTTTCAGACTCCCCTCCAATCAAGGAAGAATTTGACCTATGGGTCAAGGAGGTGGAGCGTAGTGGTGGGAGGATGCCTTCCAAACAGGATGTATTAGACAAGAAAGATGCAATACAAAAGACCAGCACGTTTGTCTACTCAGCAGAAACTGTGAAGCAGATGCTCCAGGAGAAAAAATCAGCCACGTGGAGGCCACTAAATGTTGCAGCTGAGAAGGACCGTCTGAGAAGGGGAATGGAACTGGCCTTGGGTACAAATGATGAGGCAGAAGTTGAGAGGATTAAAGCAAGACTTTTAGAACTGGAGGCTTCCCGACAAACTCAAGGGAAAGATAAAAAGGCTGTTAAGCTTGCAGAAATGAACAGAAAGAACAGGGTTGACAATTTTAAAAATGCGTCTGGACTGAAATCCGCCGGTGGCTTAAAGGCCGGTGATGCTGGTTATGATCCATTTTCAAGGAGATGGACAAGGTCGAGAAATTACTATGTTGCAAAGTCAAGTGGTGGAAATGAGGCTGCAGTTGCAGGAACTAGTGATCAGGCTGCTGCTTTGGTAGGTCCTGATAGCAGTGAAGCAGTAGGCGTGGTTACAAGTGAAGCTGGTGCAGTAGCTACTGCAGCAGCACTGGAGGCTGCAGCTGATGCAGGGAAGTTGGTAGATACGAGTGCTCCTGTCGATCAGGGGACAGAGTCAAATATATTGCATAATTTTGAACTGCCGATTTCATTAACTATGTTGCAAAAGTTTGGTGGTGCTCAAGGAGCCCAAGCAGGATTCATGGCTAGAAAACAGAGG